A single region of the Salvia miltiorrhiza cultivar Shanhuang (shh) chromosome 8, IMPLAD_Smil_shh, whole genome shotgun sequence genome encodes:
- the LOC131000541 gene encoding P-loop NTPase domain-containing protein LPA1 homolog 1-like, with protein sequence MSVPDGLATKLLYVVVLDDDDDAEAPSFRYSRSVLQSTLQLIGCKPRHSFKISQRVFEVIKRENALERFVSPFVGALAQDVKAYHNRETESHVDACLEKADVVNSALEEDKSKEEPFELYKRRTTLVVRRKFFLDTVCEALSEYKYVGPNQRADLVIACRVRERKESVTVLLCGTSGCGKSTLSALLGSRLGITTIVSTDSIRHMMRSFVDEKENPLLWASTYHAGEHLDPLAVAQAKAKKKAKKSSHVSTASHDAFSNDATGKPEENSITSDLISQKMMAVEGFKAQSEMVIESLDRLITGWEKRKESVVVEGVHLSLNFVIGLMKKHPSIIPFMIYISSEEKHMERFAVRAKYMTLDPAKNKYVKYIRNIRTIQEYLCNQADKLLVPKVNNTNVDKSVAVIHATVFSSLRRREVGEQLYDPLTNTIAVVDEEYRNQCAANSLSSKGMFQLIQRKGSSRQLMALLNNDGSVAKAWPVDMTYDGGKNIWGHPPRNGIGTPMYGPLQIGKAEPVNLQFGPFGISAWPSDGGTSRASSVDDWTDNASRCVSSCCSSPRGPAKELKEESSVHGSDEEADVSPEVDSDEDLSDGEKHLHEELEGSVDEESTKSDEEYDDLAMEDAPDDGYMSDDELNAKFCASGDVSNRKGLHGDKYQRNLDLFLRMRHEALLDSLLCPLSSPSKDKSERRPPPPDTCKLTRRSLSIPSFVKHGSLINDPIQ encoded by the exons ATGTCGGTGCCGGATGGATTGGCCACCAAGCTTCTCTACGTAGTGGTGCTGGACGATGACGATGATGCGGAGGCTCCCTCCTTTCGGTACTCGCGTTCGGTTCTCCAGAGTACTCTGCAGCTCATTGGCTGCAAGCCTCGCCATTCCTTCAAG ATCAGCCAAAGGGTATTTGAGGTGATAAAGCGGGAAAATGCTCTGGAGAGGTTCGTTTCCCCTTTTGTTGGGGCGTTAGCTCAAGATGTCAAAGCATATCACAACAGGGAGACGGAAAGCCATGTTGATGCCTGCTTGGAGAAAGCAGATGTTGTTAATTCAGCTTTAGAAGAAGATAAAAGTAAGGAGGAGCCATTTGAATTGTACAAAAGGCGCACCACTCTTGTTGTTAGAAGAAAGTTCTTTCTTGACACTGTTTGTGAAGCTCTCTCCGAATACAAGTATGTCGGGCCAAATCAGAGGGCTGATTTGGTCATTGCCTGCAG AGTCCGAGAAAGAAAGGAATCTGTAACAGTACTGCTGTGCGGCACGAGTGGCTGTGGAAAATCTACATTATCTGCCCTGCTG GGTAGCAGGTTGGGCATTACAACTATTGTATCTACTGATTCAATTCGGCATATGATGAGAAGTTTTgttgatgaaaaagaaaatccCTTACTGTGGGCCTCGACCTATCATGCTGGGGAACATTTAGATCCATTAGCTGTTGCACAAGCCAAGGCCAAAAAAAAAGCAAAGAAATCATCCCATGTTTCTACTGCTTCACATGATGCATTTAGTAACGATGCAACCGGGAAACCTGAGGAGAACAGCATCACCAGTGATTTGATTAGTCAAAAGATGATGGCAGTAGAAGGATTTAAAGCACAAAGTGAGATGGTAATTGAGAGCCTTGATAGGTTGATTACCGGGTGGGAAAAAAGGAAAGaatcagtggtggtggagggTGTTCACTTAAGTCTCAACTTTGTG ATAGGGCTCATGAAAAAACATCCTTCAATCATACCCTTCATGATTTATATTTCAAGCGAGGAGAAGCACATGGAAAGATTTGCTGTTCGTGCCAAGTACATGACATTAGATCCTGCTAAAAATAAGTATGTTAAATACATACGGAATATCAGAACCATCCAAGAATATCTATGCAACCAAGCAGATAAGCTTTTGGTGCCAAAAGTTAACAACACCAATGTTGATAAAAGTGTAGCGGTCATTCATGCAACAGTTTTCAGCTCCCTAAGAAGGCGCGAGGTGGGAGAACAGCTTTATGATCCATTGACGAACACAATTGCCGTTGTTGATGAGGAGTACAGGAATCAGTGTGCTGCCAATTCTTTGAGCTCCAAAGGAATGTTTCAGCTTATTCAAAGGAAAGGCTCTAGTAGACAGTTGATGGCACTTCTGAATAATGATGGTTCTGTGGCAAAGGCTTGGCCTGTTGACATGACCTATGATGGTGGCAAGAACATTTGGGGCCATCCACCACGAAATGGAATCGGTACACCTATGTATGGGCCACTGCAGATAGGTAAAGCAGAACCCGTCAACCTGCAATTTGGTCCCTTTGGGATTAGTGCGTGGCCCAGTGATGGAGGTACAAGTCGTGCCAGCAGTGTCGATGATTGGACTGATAATGCTAGTCGATGCGTTTCATCCTGCTGTAGCTCACCAAGGGGTCCTGCCAAGGAG CTCAAGGAAGAATCTTCAGTGCACGGGAGTGATGAAGAGGCTGATGTTTCACCTGAGGTGGACAGTGACGAGGATCTCAGCGATGGAGAGAAACATCTCCATGAAGAG CTGGAAGGGTCCGTGGATGAGGAATCAACCAAGTCGGATGAGGAGTATGACGATCTTGCCATGGAGGATGCTCCAGATGATGGATACATGTCTGATGATGAGCTTAATGCTAAGTTTTGTGCCTCTGGAGATGTATCAAACAGGAAAGGCCTTCATGGAGACAAGTATCAACGAAATCTTGACCTTTTCTTGAGAATGAGACATGAAGCTCTGTTGGATTCTCTACTGTGCCCTTTATCATCACCTTCTAAAGACAAAAGTGAGAGGAGACCTCCACCTCCTGATACGTGTAAATTAACAAGACGTTCGTTGAGCATTCCTTCGTTTGTAAAGCATGGATCACTAATAAATGATCCAATCCAGTGA